In uncultured Desulfobacter sp., one DNA window encodes the following:
- a CDS encoding helix-turn-helix transcriptional regulator: MHQIMVSPRDLGVTLRELRKQKGMTQTALGKRVGLDQKRISLMENGNPNIRVASLFRLLSALDVGMALEPKAIDGTTPVQGHQDYNNKDEW; this comes from the coding sequence ATGCATCAGATCATGGTTTCCCCCAGGGATCTTGGGGTAACGCTTAGAGAATTGAGGAAACAAAAGGGGATGACCCAGACAGCCTTGGGTAAACGGGTGGGGCTTGACCAAAAACGGATCTCCCTAATGGAAAACGGCAATCCTAATATTCGGGTGGCCAGCCTATTCAGACTGCTTTCCGCCTTGGACGTGGGCATGGCCCTTGAGCCCAAGGCCATCGATGGAACGACTCCAGTCCAAGGGCACCAGGATTATAATAATAAGGATGAATGGTGA
- a CDS encoding type II toxin-antitoxin system HipA family toxin, whose protein sequence is MGKAKNLTVLMNGIPVGRLNRSAKGIISFGYDEDWLSDRNRRPLSLSLPLTTQVYSGDRVENYFDNLLPDNMTLRNRLQARVGASSTRAFDLLSHIGRDCVGAVQLVPEGETPNVKMVTADRVDEAQIEAILKSYAAMPLGVDIDADFRLSVAGAQEKTAFLRMHNDWYRPSGATPTSHIFKLPMGRLGQTGLDLSGSVENEWLCQKLLGAFGMAAADTQIANFGSQKVLVVERFDRRWSADSTWLIRLPQEDICQTTGTPSALKYESDGGPGMTTVMDLLLGSNKAHEDRTLFMTAQLLFWMLGAIDGHAKNFSIFLRPGSRFHLTPLYDVISIYPLARAGQISMHKVKMAMAVSGKNRHYRWNSITRRHWLNTAKKCRYPEDEMKQVIEKCCDMAQGCIDQVGATLPPGFPGQISAAIFSGMHQARERLINNKKDGSA, encoded by the coding sequence ATGGGAAAGGCAAAAAATCTTACCGTCCTTATGAACGGTATTCCTGTGGGCCGGCTGAACCGCAGTGCCAAAGGGATTATCTCTTTTGGTTATGACGAGGATTGGCTTTCAGACCGCAATAGAAGACCCTTGTCCCTGTCTCTGCCTCTTACAACCCAGGTTTATTCTGGTGACCGGGTTGAAAATTATTTTGACAACCTGCTGCCGGACAACATGACATTGCGCAACAGGCTGCAGGCCAGGGTCGGGGCTTCATCCACCCGGGCCTTTGACCTGCTCTCCCACATCGGCAGGGATTGTGTGGGAGCGGTGCAACTTGTTCCCGAAGGAGAAACACCCAATGTCAAAATGGTCACCGCAGATCGGGTAGATGAAGCGCAGATAGAGGCTATTCTCAAGTCCTATGCCGCCATGCCCCTGGGGGTGGACATTGATGCCGATTTCAGGCTTTCCGTTGCCGGTGCCCAGGAAAAAACCGCATTCCTCAGGATGCATAACGACTGGTACCGCCCTTCCGGAGCTACGCCTACCAGCCATATTTTCAAGCTGCCCATGGGGCGACTGGGCCAAACCGGCTTAGATTTGTCAGGCAGTGTGGAAAACGAATGGCTCTGCCAAAAGCTTTTGGGAGCCTTTGGCATGGCGGCGGCTGACACCCAAATAGCAAACTTCGGCAGCCAGAAGGTGCTGGTGGTGGAGCGGTTTGACCGACGCTGGTCCGCTGACAGCACCTGGCTGATCCGACTGCCCCAGGAAGATATCTGCCAAACCACGGGAACCCCTTCGGCCCTGAAATACGAGTCGGACGGGGGACCAGGCATGACCACGGTCATGGATCTGCTTCTGGGGTCAAACAAGGCTCATGAGGACCGGACCTTATTCATGACGGCCCAGCTGCTTTTCTGGATGTTGGGGGCCATTGACGGTCACGCCAAGAATTTCAGCATTTTTCTTCGTCCCGGCAGCCGGTTTCACCTGACCCCACTTTACGATGTAATTTCAATCTATCCTTTGGCCAGGGCTGGCCAGATTTCCATGCACAAGGTTAAGATGGCCATGGCCGTGTCAGGGAAAAACCGTCATTACAGATGGAACAGCATCACCAGAAGACATTGGTTAAATACTGCAAAAAAATGCAGGTACCCGGAAGATGAGATGAAGCAAGTTATTGAAAAATGTTGCGATATGGCACAAGGGTGCATCGATCAGGTAGGTGCTACCCTCCCCCCGGGGTTTCCCGGACAGATCTCAGCAGCAATTTTTTCTGGAATGCACCAGGCAAGGGAACGGTTGATTAACAATAAAAAGGATGGATCTGCTTAA
- a CDS encoding IS1634 family transposase has protein sequence MNIPGTEEWNFTDVKFLPIFKEYAKRINLVETINTMTDSKMDLSPGDAVLGMIMDTVSGRTPLYRLEEAFDEMDTELLFGKPISPDKFNDTNLGRVLDKLFETGTQKIFSQISQNAIGCFKLDTRHHHFDTTSVSVFGAYEDHPDTQLNITYGYSKDKRPDLKQFMVSMLCVDRNIPIIGKTQDGNASDKTLNNELLSHISSHMAEHGFKPGASIYVADSAFVTTDNLIAAEGNGIRFLSRLPANFNECKHAIAQAVAADNWVDIGALAESQSEKKPPASYRYYETTATIGDGAYRAIVYHSSAHDKRRQKRIDRILKTSKDQLEKKIKEATLQPFKCRPDAEVAAGTLVKAADKSLYNLRAEIIDVPKYGKGRPKKGEARKPKSIEYELKATVEEDPEKTEKIRLEAGCFVLITNVPAQADEQEWPGVELLRLYKEQDGIEKNFGFLKDPAIVNAIFLKKPKRVEALGLILLLSLLLWRLIERNLKLHVKKTGKRLPGWKKKPTNSPTAFMMTTKFLSILVITVGRQRKLAKPLNDTQVQYLRALDVPPECFFVP, from the coding sequence ATGAACATCCCAGGTACCGAGGAATGGAATTTCACAGATGTAAAATTTCTTCCGATTTTCAAAGAGTACGCCAAACGTATCAATCTGGTTGAAACGATCAATACCATGACAGATAGCAAAATGGATCTATCGCCAGGTGATGCGGTGCTTGGGATGATTATGGATACGGTCTCCGGAAGGACTCCTTTGTACAGACTTGAAGAAGCTTTCGACGAAATGGATACCGAGTTGCTTTTTGGCAAACCCATCAGCCCCGATAAATTTAACGACACAAATCTGGGGCGGGTATTGGACAAACTTTTTGAGACTGGAACTCAAAAGATATTTTCCCAGATTTCCCAAAACGCCATTGGTTGTTTTAAACTGGATACGCGCCACCACCACTTTGATACGACCTCTGTCTCCGTCTTTGGCGCTTACGAAGATCACCCCGATACGCAATTGAATATCACCTACGGTTACAGCAAGGATAAACGTCCGGATTTGAAGCAGTTCATGGTGTCCATGTTGTGTGTAGACCGAAATATTCCGATCATAGGAAAAACCCAGGACGGGAATGCTTCAGACAAGACCCTGAACAATGAGCTTTTATCTCATATCTCATCACACATGGCCGAACATGGGTTCAAGCCCGGTGCCTCCATTTATGTTGCAGATTCAGCCTTTGTGACCACAGATAATCTTATAGCTGCGGAGGGAAACGGCATCCGTTTTTTAAGCCGATTGCCAGCTAATTTCAATGAATGTAAGCATGCCATTGCCCAGGCTGTTGCAGCCGACAACTGGGTTGATATTGGGGCTTTGGCCGAAAGCCAAAGCGAAAAGAAACCGCCCGCATCCTATCGTTATTATGAAACAACCGCTACCATTGGTGATGGGGCCTACCGGGCCATTGTATATCACTCCAGTGCCCATGATAAAAGGCGTCAGAAACGCATCGACCGAATATTAAAAACCAGCAAAGACCAGCTGGAAAAGAAAATCAAAGAGGCGACTCTCCAACCCTTCAAATGTCGCCCGGATGCAGAGGTGGCAGCCGGCACTTTGGTCAAAGCAGCAGACAAAAGCCTTTACAACTTGCGAGCAGAGATCATTGACGTACCCAAATACGGCAAAGGACGTCCCAAAAAAGGGGAAGCCAGGAAGCCGAAATCCATTGAATATGAACTGAAGGCAACTGTCGAAGAAGATCCAGAAAAAACAGAAAAGATCAGACTTGAAGCGGGCTGTTTTGTACTCATAACCAACGTTCCGGCCCAGGCTGACGAACAGGAGTGGCCAGGAGTCGAGCTCCTCAGGCTTTACAAAGAACAGGATGGGATCGAAAAAAATTTCGGGTTCCTGAAAGATCCAGCCATTGTGAATGCCATCTTTCTGAAGAAGCCGAAACGGGTGGAAGCGCTTGGGCTAATTCTCCTGCTTTCTTTGTTGCTCTGGCGGCTAATAGAACGAAACTTGAAGCTGCATGTAAAAAAGACGGGGAAACGGTTGCCTGGCTGGAAAAAAAAGCCCACAAATAGTCCGACGGCCTTTATGATGACTACGAAGTTTCTTAGCATATTAGTTATAACCGTTGGAAGACAACGAAAATTAGCAAAGCCGCTAAATGATACTCAAGTGCAGTACCTTAGAGCCTTGGACGTCCCGCCGGAATGCTTTTTTGTTCCGTAA
- a CDS encoding SIR2 family protein, whose translation MEIIKFEEQKDINEFFEVALSRRNLIPIIGSGFTKGEQSQYGKVPDGKLLQEIMIQKICEKSSDIKEQDFEEQGYKFSDVADEFFKKVSPKDYKAILRKLFLNVTLDSTKKQFLKINWPYLYTLNIDDAIENHSKFEPVLPYKKLSDQLNDLNCVFKMHGDVKEELKYDQLPNVIFSKEQYIKSLESNSDILNYFQSDYSSKNIIFIGCSLEDELDLKYAISTTTNINNPRLTRLYITSNEPKGLRRSRLEDFGITKILLIDDYTYFYKYLFSIYDNLRFFGEKPFEQFKNPIITVCEKELSDNKDFLLDVVGRKSSECSLPYFVGERSIYQEIVRKIPDEVVTVISGKRFSGKSFLSKILLALLQDKDVYLFPSNISFNNDQIKDLIKLQNAYLIFDTNCLDAHNVSILGSLLDELKDKKLKAIIINNKSDNLVNNAASMLTNNNYFLLNDKLTNTEISHINDRLSEIGLIKIQPDKSLLDNCFRAFEAYKASLPIRSGSLSEKEFILTVLLSTDGKVYSIIFNIFSILKSEVDEYVSKLSPFIEYGNTGSVELHHHSGYKIICNSSSWLFKILNEYKETHGHKKVAEIICKIVEKLLEKKNFQYLYKKVITFDNLNQIFSGKSKGEAGLILNIYEKLERILYNDDHFWLQRAKSILYLKWSDMESLRLAKDYAKKAYFDSTNDKFKTYATTTIALIHGRIAAISNFSNRIDLIDAIYWYHSGLQENQYNKRYVDEILRKTKKKGSDITGLCNYILQNNLELESNEKKNAEFIIKKVFDSNRYSSKMRN comes from the coding sequence ATGGAGATCATAAAATTTGAAGAACAGAAAGACATCAATGAATTCTTTGAAGTCGCACTTTCAAGAAGAAATCTTATTCCTATAATAGGTTCTGGCTTCACAAAAGGAGAACAATCGCAATATGGGAAGGTGCCTGACGGAAAGCTGCTTCAAGAAATAATGATCCAAAAAATTTGTGAAAAATCCTCAGATATAAAAGAACAAGATTTTGAAGAACAGGGTTATAAATTTAGTGACGTTGCAGATGAATTTTTTAAAAAAGTTTCACCCAAAGATTACAAGGCAATTTTAAGAAAACTATTCCTTAATGTAACACTCGACTCTACGAAAAAACAATTTTTAAAAATTAACTGGCCGTACCTATATACGCTCAATATTGATGATGCGATTGAAAATCATTCAAAATTTGAACCGGTATTACCTTATAAAAAATTATCTGATCAACTAAATGATTTGAACTGCGTTTTTAAAATGCATGGAGATGTTAAAGAAGAACTAAAATATGACCAACTTCCAAATGTTATTTTCAGCAAAGAGCAATACATTAAAAGCTTAGAAAGTAATTCAGATATTCTAAATTATTTTCAAAGTGACTATTCTTCCAAAAATATCATTTTCATTGGATGTAGTTTAGAGGATGAGTTAGATCTTAAATATGCCATTTCCACTACTACGAATATAAACAATCCGAGATTAACAAGACTTTATATAACTAGTAATGAACCCAAAGGACTCAGAAGGTCAAGACTTGAAGATTTTGGAATAACAAAAATACTATTAATAGACGACTATACCTACTTTTATAAATATTTGTTTAGCATTTATGATAATTTAAGATTTTTTGGAGAAAAACCGTTTGAGCAATTCAAAAATCCTATAATTACAGTATGTGAGAAAGAATTATCTGACAATAAAGATTTTCTTTTGGATGTAGTTGGCAGGAAATCTTCTGAATGTTCGCTCCCCTATTTTGTGGGTGAACGATCAATTTATCAAGAAATTGTTAGAAAAATACCAGATGAAGTTGTTACTGTCATATCCGGAAAACGATTTTCGGGTAAAAGCTTTTTATCAAAAATTTTATTGGCACTGTTGCAAGATAAAGATGTTTATCTGTTCCCTTCCAACATCAGTTTTAATAATGATCAAATTAAAGATTTGATAAAACTTCAAAATGCATATTTAATTTTTGATACAAACTGTCTTGATGCACATAATGTTTCAATTTTAGGTTCCCTACTCGATGAATTAAAAGACAAAAAATTGAAAGCCATTATTATCAATAATAAATCCGATAATTTAGTAAACAATGCAGCATCAATGCTTACCAACAATAACTACTTTCTACTGAATGATAAATTAACAAATACGGAAATAAGTCATATCAATGATAGATTATCTGAAATCGGTTTAATTAAAATACAACCTGACAAGTCTTTATTAGATAACTGTTTTCGAGCGTTTGAAGCATATAAAGCGTCTTTACCAATCAGATCAGGAAGTCTTTCTGAAAAAGAGTTCATTCTTACAGTATTACTCTCTACTGATGGTAAGGTTTATTCAATAATCTTTAACATATTTAGCATTTTAAAAAGCGAAGTTGATGAATATGTTTCAAAACTTTCACCATTTATCGAATACGGTAACACTGGTTCAGTAGAACTCCACCACCATTCCGGGTACAAAATAATATGTAATTCCTCAAGTTGGCTTTTTAAAATTCTGAATGAATATAAAGAGACACATGGTCATAAAAAAGTAGCAGAAATTATATGCAAGATTGTTGAAAAATTATTAGAAAAAAAGAATTTTCAGTATTTATACAAAAAAGTCATAACATTTGACAATTTGAATCAAATTTTTTCTGGAAAGTCCAAAGGAGAAGCTGGTCTAATATTAAATATTTATGAAAAACTTGAACGAATTTTATATAACGATGATCATTTTTGGCTTCAGAGGGCGAAAAGTATCCTCTATCTAAAATGGAGTGACATGGAATCCTTAAGGTTAGCCAAAGATTATGCGAAAAAGGCCTACTTCGATTCAACTAATGATAAATTCAAGACTTATGCAACAACAACAATCGCGCTGATACATGGAAGGATAGCAGCAATTAGCAATTTTTCAAATCGAATTGATCTAATAGACGCTATTTATTGGTATCACTCAGGATTACAAGAAAATCAATACAACAAACGTTATGTTGACGAAATTTTAAGAAAAACTAAAAAGAAAGGTAGCGATATAACTGGCCTCTGTAATTACATACTTCAGAATAATTTGGAACTAGAAAGCAATGAAAAAAAGAATGCAGAATTCATAATCAAAAAAGTTTTTGATTCAAATAGATATAGTAGCAAAATGAGGAATTAA
- a CDS encoding IS3 family transposase (programmed frameshift), with protein MRKNYTGKFKAKIAIQMIREQDTVAELSSKYEVHRSLLTRWKKEALEGLPGVFSTAKKKTENDNQKLIDELYKQIGQLKVENDWLKKKGDTSISDRRELIDRNHSGISINRQCELLKVSKGALYYKPKTLDSYTLSLMDLLDEQHTKTPFYGSRRLTAYLNSQGHLVNRKRVQRLMRLMRIEAIYPKPKTTRRNENHKIYPYLLKDIVIDKPNQVWSTDITYIRIGNGFMYLTAVMDWFSRYVLSWRLSNTMENTFCIEALEEALRFSTPGIFNTDQGSQFTSLKYLKILQDKNVKISMDSKGRALDNVFVERLWRTIKYEEIYLKDYRTMNEAYQSLKAFIRFYNQERLHQALGYKVPMAIYHAV; from the exons ATGAGGAAAAACTACACCGGAAAGTTCAAAGCTAAAATTGCAATTCAAATGATTCGAGAACAGGACACAGTAGCTGAGTTATCATCTAAATATGAAGTTCACAGATCCTTGCTGACAAGGTGGAAGAAAGAAGCCTTAGAAGGATTACCAGGTGTATTTTCAACTGCAAAAAAGAAAACCGAAAATGATAATCAAAAATTGATAGACGAATTGTATAAGCAAATAGGTCAGCTCAAAGTTGAGAATGACTGGTTAAAAAAAAAGGGTGATACA TCAATCTCTGATAGAAGGGAACTAATAGATAGAAATCACTCAGGAATCAGTATTAACAGGCAATGTGAGTTACTCAAGGTTTCAAAAGGGGCCTTGTATTACAAGCCCAAAACATTGGATTCGTATACGCTCTCCCTTATGGATTTATTGGATGAGCAGCATACCAAAACTCCCTTTTACGGAAGCCGGAGGCTCACGGCCTACCTGAACAGCCAGGGGCATTTGGTAAACAGGAAGCGGGTACAACGCCTGATGAGGCTGATGCGGATCGAAGCCATTTACCCGAAACCAAAGACAACAAGGAGAAATGAAAACCATAAAATCTACCCTTATTTGCTGAAAGATATCGTAATTGATAAGCCGAATCAGGTGTGGAGCACCGACATCACATATATCAGAATTGGTAATGGATTTATGTATTTAACCGCCGTAATGGATTGGTTCAGCAGGTATGTCCTGTCATGGCGCCTCAGTAACACAATGGAAAACACATTCTGCATTGAGGCCCTTGAGGAAGCATTACGGTTCTCGACACCTGGCATTTTTAACACAGATCAGGGAAGTCAATTTACTTCTCTGAAATATTTGAAAATACTGCAAGATAAAAATGTCAAAATCAGCATGGATTCAAAAGGCAGGGCCCTTGACAATGTTTTTGTAGAACGACTGTGGCGAACCATAAAATACGAGGAAATCTATCTGAAGGATTACCGTACAATGAATGAAGCCTACCAATCGTTGAAAGCATTTATAAGGTTTTACAATCAGGAAAGGCTCCACCAGGCCCTGGGATATAAGGTGCCAATGGCAATCTACCATGCGGTTTAA
- a CDS encoding DUF2971 domain-containing protein has product MGVLSLSRNNMNLLMWSHYTENYKGFVLGLDDTNEFFYQKCPSGISTMPQDVRYTSQRSQVKIKPRDLDYYRKTLCEKPIDWAYEEEVRIFKFFTNKSKSFGKDEWGLPVFLVNFPPELVKEIYIGFNMSAKNLEQILTIPNISQHDIGWYKIKSSKIKYDIHAEPYNGPQNLNQLLSYT; this is encoded by the coding sequence ATGGGAGTGCTTTCATTATCCAGAAACAATATGAATTTGCTCATGTGGTCGCATTATACTGAAAACTACAAAGGCTTTGTGTTAGGTCTTGATGACACTAATGAATTCTTTTATCAAAAGTGCCCCAGTGGCATTTCAACTATGCCTCAAGATGTTAGATATACATCCCAGAGGTCACAGGTGAAAATAAAACCAAGAGACTTGGATTACTATAGAAAAACGCTCTGCGAAAAACCAATTGATTGGGCATATGAAGAAGAAGTAAGGATTTTTAAGTTTTTCACAAATAAATCCAAAAGCTTTGGCAAGGATGAATGGGGATTACCCGTTTTTTTAGTTAACTTCCCACCAGAATTGGTTAAAGAAATTTATATTGGGTTCAACATGTCTGCTAAGAATTTGGAGCAGATTCTTACTATTCCAAACATAAGTCAGCACGACATTGGCTGGTATAAAATTAAAAGCTCAAAAATAAAGTACGATATCCATGCTGAACCATATAATGGACCCCAGAATTTGAACCAGTTGCTAAGCTACACATAA
- the istA gene encoding IS21 family transposase, which yields MLKVDQYDYIRTAHRVYGKAIKELARETGHSKNTIKKILKQEYIGYKQRSKQPYPVLGPYIQEIDRWLGDDKDKPYKQRHTATRIYHRLKSELEYSGGETTVRRYVREAKLRLGLTNQQAFIPSDPTTAQEAEVDWGNCQAVIAGEPVKLKLFCIRSKCSGKHFVRCYPCERQQALFDAHIQAFSFFGGVFPVLIYDNLTTVVQKVFKGKKRHLQESYNRFKAYYNFDPRFCNPGQGHEKGGIEGLVGYARRNYMVPIPHADSLDELNTRLLDDCMAYGEHRIAGQTQSVNELFESEKQVLLPLPTTSFSNVETFMVRVNKYATVIIDKNRYSVPTRYAYMRVQAIVEIDQVIIYWSGRKISTHHRLYGNNKWSLKPEHYLELIRQRPQSFDTARPILQWRDQWPDCLEKLLEHFRRKNGVTKGTREFVTVLMLYEKYAVDKIEAAVKEALKSNVGCSNALKQILHSQNISMESQFDPLSNWETLPPADISAYEQLGGIL from the coding sequence ATGCTTAAAGTGGATCAGTATGATTACATCCGAACAGCTCACCGTGTTTATGGAAAGGCCATTAAAGAGCTTGCCAGAGAAACCGGCCATTCAAAAAACACCATAAAAAAAATTTTAAAGCAGGAATACATTGGCTACAAGCAACGATCTAAACAGCCATATCCCGTTCTTGGTCCTTATATCCAGGAGATAGACCGCTGGCTTGGCGATGACAAGGACAAGCCATACAAACAGCGACATACAGCAACCCGGATATACCATCGTCTGAAATCGGAACTCGAGTATTCCGGTGGAGAGACGACGGTTCGCCGTTATGTGCGTGAGGCAAAGCTGAGGCTGGGTTTAACGAATCAGCAGGCATTTATCCCATCAGATCCGACGACTGCCCAGGAAGCCGAGGTAGACTGGGGAAACTGTCAGGCAGTTATTGCCGGCGAACCCGTGAAGCTGAAATTATTTTGCATACGTTCAAAATGTTCGGGCAAACACTTTGTTCGCTGTTATCCCTGTGAAAGGCAGCAAGCTTTATTTGACGCTCATATCCAGGCCTTTTCATTTTTTGGAGGCGTGTTCCCAGTTCTTATCTATGACAATCTGACAACAGTCGTACAAAAGGTATTTAAAGGAAAAAAACGTCATCTTCAGGAATCTTATAATCGGTTCAAGGCCTATTACAACTTCGATCCAAGGTTTTGCAATCCCGGCCAGGGCCATGAAAAAGGTGGGATTGAAGGCCTGGTCGGCTACGCTCGAAGAAATTATATGGTTCCTATCCCACATGCTGACAGCCTGGACGAATTGAACACGCGCCTCCTCGATGATTGCATGGCCTATGGAGAGCATCGCATCGCCGGTCAAACACAAAGCGTCAATGAATTGTTTGAATCAGAAAAGCAGGTATTGCTGCCATTGCCGACAACATCGTTCAGTAACGTTGAGACGTTCATGGTCAGGGTAAACAAATATGCCACCGTTATTATTGACAAGAACCGGTATTCTGTCCCGACGCGCTATGCTTACATGAGAGTGCAGGCGATAGTAGAGATAGACCAGGTGATCATTTATTGGAGCGGCAGAAAAATAAGCACCCATCATCGGTTATATGGAAATAATAAGTGGAGTTTAAAACCGGAACATTATCTGGAGTTGATTCGTCAGCGTCCACAATCATTTGATACCGCCCGGCCAATTTTACAATGGCGTGATCAATGGCCGGATTGCCTGGAAAAGTTATTAGAACATTTTCGCCGGAAAAACGGTGTAACCAAAGGTACCCGGGAATTTGTCACCGTGCTGATGCTGTACGAAAAATATGCTGTCGACAAGATCGAAGCAGCCGTAAAGGAAGCACTGAAAAGCAATGTCGGCTGCAGCAATGCTCTCAAGCAGATTTTACACAGTCAAAACATCTCTATGGAGTCCCAATTTGATCCTTTGTCGAACTGGGAGACACTGCCCCCTGCTGACATCTCGGCATACGAACAGCTTGGAGGTATCTTATGA
- the istB gene encoding IS21-like element helper ATPase IstB: MNPAVQAVLTQHLKTLKLSTMEKELEGQIRQAHEAACGYDEFLLNLVEAEVQIRQENGRKRRLKEARFPMQKPLETFDFEAAPDLDARLIKELSTGTFIKEARNIILIGKSGAGKTHLATSIGMEACRYGHRVRFITGCGLANELTEAREQQALGRMIKRYAGYGLLILDELGYVPFSKIGAELLFQVLTERHERRSIIITTNLGFGDWTQVFGDANLTAALLDRVTHRAHIIQCNWDSYRLKQTLKSRG, encoded by the coding sequence ATGAACCCAGCAGTCCAGGCAGTCCTCACACAGCACTTAAAAACGCTGAAGCTCTCGACGATGGAAAAAGAGTTGGAAGGTCAGATCCGGCAGGCGCATGAGGCGGCCTGCGGCTACGATGAGTTTTTATTGAATCTTGTTGAAGCGGAAGTTCAAATACGGCAGGAAAACGGTCGCAAGCGACGTCTCAAGGAAGCCAGGTTCCCGATGCAGAAACCGCTTGAAACATTTGATTTTGAGGCTGCCCCTGATTTGGACGCCCGGTTGATCAAAGAACTTTCAACAGGGACATTCATTAAAGAAGCCCGGAATATAATTTTGATAGGTAAAAGCGGAGCCGGTAAAACCCATCTGGCAACCAGCATCGGGATGGAAGCCTGCCGGTATGGACATCGAGTTCGTTTTATTACTGGTTGTGGGCTTGCAAACGAACTGACGGAGGCCAGGGAACAACAGGCTCTGGGTAGAATGATAAAACGATATGCCGGTTATGGGCTGTTGATTCTTGATGAATTGGGGTACGTCCCGTTCAGTAAAATCGGCGCTGAATTATTGTTCCAAGTCCTTACCGAGCGCCATGAAAGACGTTCGATCATCATCACTACCAATCTTGGTTTTGGTGATTGGACGCAGGTGTTTGGCGATGCAAATCTTACCGCTGCTCTGCTGGATCGTGTCACTCACCGGGCTCACATTATTCAATGTAACTGGGACAGTTATCGACTTAAACAGACTTTAAAATCGAGAGGATAA
- a CDS encoding SEC-C metal-binding domain-containing protein encodes MKNQNTRTINKLLTSRDPVLIWEKEQKHPIKQGMVLDMYACNNPECRFLHANAFAVDERFENLTFEPDGNLSFDIKKGSDLSTPLPDQKITVSIDIDSYEVILSESSGTSVVDLLEWLSFEAKNNLCEHIQSRWHMDKPKDNDQWKQKDWSWWEKDMMVGWDEIYPHDPNLLLHMPEKKYWVIDAYCVNPQCNCKNMGLSFLYATEKETQDVGGMLVDLNKFMPNQIIPRSKTSTELTEMWKTFLAQPGIKKELGRRQKKMQKIGKELVKLKTVTGSGKVPTTSKSGAVKVGRNDPCPCGSGKKFKKCCY; translated from the coding sequence ATGAAAAATCAAAATACAAGAACTATCAATAAACTTTTAACCAGCCGAGATCCGGTGTTAATCTGGGAAAAGGAACAAAAACACCCGATCAAACAAGGCATGGTACTGGACATGTATGCATGCAATAATCCGGAATGCCGGTTCCTACACGCCAATGCATTTGCTGTAGACGAGCGGTTTGAAAACCTGACCTTCGAGCCTGACGGCAACCTGAGTTTTGATATAAAAAAAGGAAGCGATCTTTCCACGCCGCTCCCGGACCAGAAAATAACGGTTTCTATTGATATCGACTCTTATGAAGTCATACTGAGCGAATCCTCAGGAACCTCCGTAGTTGATCTGTTGGAATGGCTTTCTTTTGAGGCAAAAAATAATCTTTGTGAACATATCCAAAGCCGATGGCATATGGACAAGCCCAAAGACAACGATCAGTGGAAACAAAAAGATTGGAGTTGGTGGGAAAAGGATATGATGGTCGGATGGGATGAAATATATCCCCATGACCCCAATTTGTTGCTTCATATGCCTGAAAAAAAGTATTGGGTGATTGATGCTTACTGTGTCAACCCTCAGTGTAATTGCAAGAATATGGGACTTTCATTTCTGTATGCAACTGAGAAGGAAACCCAGGATGTCGGCGGAATGTTAGTTGATCTTAACAAATTTATGCCAAATCAAATTATTCCACGAAGTAAAACATCAACGGAACTGACTGAGATGTGGAAAACGTTTTTAGCCCAGCCCGGCATAAAAAAAGAGTTGGGCCGGCGGCAAAAAAAGATGCAGAAAATCGGGAAGGAACTTGTAAAATTGAAAACCGTAACAGGGTCCGGGAAAGTGCCAACCACTTCAAAATCGGGAGCAGTAAAGGTCGGCAGGAATGATCCATGTCCGTGTGGATCTGGGAAAAAATTCAAGAAATGTTGTTATTGA